Part of the Coccinella septempunctata chromosome 3, icCocSept1.1, whole genome shotgun sequence genome is shown below.
TAAGTccagaagaatatatagaaaTTATTGACCTGCAATAACACTCGTCTTTCGcttgttagtttttttttatgatttcacaTTGTGAATTTCAAATCATTTGAGGGAATTTCAATCTATCAAGCTTCTTCTACTTTCTTGTTGTACATAGATCTTAAAAATTATGTTATGAAGATTCGCATTCATTCTCTAATCTCTATTGTTTCTACAATGGGATGTTAATTATAAATACAAGGTGTCCCAGAATCAATGGTTAATAATTCACCAGCGTATTTTACGATCAAAAATATTGCGTAAATTTCAAATGATTTGTTTTTGAGAAATGTTACTAAATTGAGCTATAGCCTTTCAGAGGTTTGATCCTCATGATGAATTTTATAACATGGTggcaaattataattattataaccCTGGGACATCCTGTGTAATTCAAAAGTTCAGTGTTTCAAGGAAAAACAAGACAATGTCCTTTGAGGTACTCTTTGTATATAGCTTGTAACTTATTGTTTTCATGTACCTTTAAATTTATATAAGAAAGTCTAttatatatattgaaaaattagagaacaaataaaaacattaaaaaaaacacaaatatataaaaaaagaaaaatttatttattcaacctACAATGTGTTAACTTTCCAGATACAAAATTTACTATCATCACCTACACAAATCAATGGATATTTATAATGCCAACAAAAATTCGTTGGTAAATTTaagaaagttgaaaatttcagttcCAGCATTCTTGTTTTAAACACCTTCAGAGTACCTTCTAGGGGATTTAATGCTGCAATTAAATCTCCTTGGGGACTGAACTTCAGGTGTCCTCCAGCTTCTGTGAATACCAATGAAGAAATTGTTGGTGTactgaaaatgattttttttttatttttaaattcctTATTGAGttttggaaaatcgaaaatgtacTAACCTTGGGGTTGTTATGTCCCAAAGAGATAATTCTCCTAATTGTAAAGATGCAATATCTTGGTTTCTAGATGGGGACCAATGACAAGCTGACAATAACTTTCCAGAATCGAAAGATAAAATTGGTTTCAAAGTTTCAGTATTATATAATCTTATTACACCCACTTTATCAGCAACCAGTAGCTTTGACGGATCGTCTTTATGCCACTGAACAGCTACCCCTAAAAATTTGATGAAGGGGCGTGTAACAGCATGAATgatttcaatggaaaatgtaAAGCCAACATACCAGCAAAATTTAAATGAAGTGCTGTACATTCATAAGTTTCCAAGTCCCAAATTCTCAGAGAGTTATCATCACCAACAGAAGCTAAATATTTGTCATCTAAATCATACTTCAGATCATTGATATAACTTGTATGGCCATTCAGAATCTATAAGCATTGTTATTAAAGATTTCTATCTCATACAAGTACAAAAAACATACCTTACAAAAACTCTCATTTTCCAAATCAGACTTAATAACTCTGATCTTAAAATCACTTCCAGCTGCGCAAAAGGATACTGAATTAGGAACAGCGCTCAAATTTGTTTCTGGCGATATACTTAACCCAGTACATCGACATGGAAAAGGGAACTCAGAAATTATTTCTAAATGAACGTTACCCTAAAAATTCGTTTCAATTAGTAAGACTTTGGAATCCAGATATGAAAATATCCTAATTATTACAGAGAATTTGAAATATCCTAGTAATATTTTATTTCCAAAGCCAATGAGTACTACATCTTGAGATCTTTCAAATTGAGATAGTTCGATACAAGTAATTTGCCCATGTTCGGAGAGATCTTTTATGTAAAGAGGTTTCGCATAAGTTTTTTTGAGATTATCAACAATATCTAATGAGATTTCCATAATCAAATTTGCCAAATTGAATCTGCTTTTGAACTGAAATTTGCAGGCGGCAAAAGCAAGGTTATGTTTGGAAAAATAAGGTTATGTTTATTTTGAATGTTCATAGAATTTTAGAACATAAAATTCACCATTTCATTTGACATATTTGTTTTGTTGTCAATAACAGCTGATGACACGTTGTTCATTGGTTATTGTTATTtaacaagaagaaaaaatgtgTAAATAAATGAGCTAAACAAATGATTCCAATATATCTTGTAAGTAATTTACAATAAATTTCATAATGGCAGGTGTACTTGATGATGATAGTGATTGGTAAGTAGAATTTAAACCATCTCCCAATACTtagttgacccaaaaattcaattcattatttcagGGTAACTGATCTGGAAAATGCTTTACTCGAAGAATGTACTGCTACAGATGTTTATTGCATTTGCAAGGGAAAACCGCTTCCAGAAGGAATGCGGTCAGAGGTTTGGCAGGTGGGAAGATTTGTTAATGTATTGTTTCAGTATAAACAAGTAGAAAGTATTTCTAAAAACTACATTGTCATCGAAATCAAATCAAAAACAAAGCTTTTTTCTTGTAATATTGCAGATTTGTTTGGATGTTCGTGACAAGGGTAACCAACTGGACAACTTTAACGAAATATTTGACTTACCGAACCAGCATGAACTTAGAGAAGACTGCACTAAATTTGTTTCGAAACTTGATAATGATGGGGAAGAACAAATCTCAATTGTATCTGATCTCGAATCCATCATAACTTTTTATTGCAAGAGCAGAAACCTCACCTATTCTAGAAACAATGGATGGATCGAATTGCTCCTTCCTCTCCTAACATTAAAAATTCCAATCTGCACAGTTTATAACTTATTCGAGGCCATAAGAGATAACTTCATCCCACAAAGTTATCAAGCTGAAGGAAATGCATTCCACATCTTACGCTTATTGCTGTTGTATCATGATCCCGAGTTATGTTCATTCTTAGATACTAAACGTATTACACCTGATAAATATTGCGTGACATGGTTCCAATCATTGTTTGCAGCAACGTGTAACATGCAAGTAATCATAAATATGTGggattattattttcaacagtCGGatccatttttaatttttttcctatctCTCATCATGGTGATAAACGCGAGGGAACAGATTATGTCGTTGAAGGATGAATCTACTAGTGTGATTATCGAAACTTTGGCCAATATGCCGTCTGCACTTGAGGCCGATGATGTGGGCGATTTCTGTTCTCTAGCACAGTATTATGCAGTTAAAACACCGACATCGTTTCGTAATGATCTTATACAAAATATCTACAGTGGTAAAGCGGAGGATAATGTATCGGTATCCCAAGCTCTCTGTCTTCCAGTATCGGTGAGAGAACTAGTCCAAAATGTAGCGCAAGGGGCAGGAAATATGGATACCGttagatttttcctagttgATTGTCGTCCTGTGGAACAATACAATGCAGGTCATCTTCCTACTGCTTTTCATCTTGATTGTAACTTAATGTTGCAAGAACCAAGTGCTTTTGCTACAGCTGTTCAAGGATTATTGTCGGCGCAGAAGCAAGCTTTGGAACATGGATCTAATGCAGGTATTTAAAACTAAATCTGATATGTTGATTACGTAATACTATGTAATGATCATTACTTTTTTCAGGCGGTGAACACTTGTGCTTTTTGGGATCTGGCAGAAACGAGGAAGATCAATATACACACATGGTTGTTGCTTCTTTCCTTCAGAAACACACGCAGTATGTCTCGTTATTGACTGGCGGCTATATAGCGCTCCACAATTACTTCAACAATAACCCTTCACAATTTTTACTGGATCACAATCCTAAGTTGTGCATAGTTTGTGCCCCGGTCTATAATTTGAACATGACCGATAAGAATTCCAAATCCGGCCATagttccgatatattcgggaaaatttCAGCAGTGATGAAGTCCAAGTCCGCCGAAGTCAAGGAGAAATTGATCGATTATATAGTGAATCCGAATAACAGTCCAGTCCAGGAGAGACACGTGTCTAGTAGTGATAAAATTGGGAAAAGATATAGAAATGTTGCACCTGTCTTCAGTATTGATGATGATCACGATTACATCACTGGAGGGGAGGTGAGCATTTTCGTCAGAAAATAGGCTGTGATAACTTgtgcttttttttaatttgaatgtgCTATATAacaaatttgtatttttttttcttgtaacAGCTTTATCTCGTTTTTAAACTCAATCTCATGAATATTTTTAACAATTCACTTAATTGACTACCTTTTTTCATTGTTTCTGTCACTAACCCTTattatacactgctcaaaaattgaagtggatattcaAGGGAAAACTTACTTTTGCactcatttttttatgtttgtttatTTCTCTGTATTGTTGTTCTAAAGCAGCCTTGCTTACTGTTGTCAGTAAGATTAACTGTATCTAGACATCTTACTTCAATTTTTAGCAGTTCATTCATtataatacatttttcttttgaaagTCTTTCTTTCcttagttttttattttttatcctttctttttattcttttttcgatttttttaaatttttcatcaatttgaaACACTTtaatttgttttgaaaaatatctgATTTGAATGAGTACGTGATATGGGCTGTAAATATGCTTTTTTGTATGTTATGAGAATGTGTTGCTTGATTGTATCCAAATTTAAAATACTTTtgatttgaaggaaaaaatgtATGTTCTACTAACAAATTGCACCCCTGCAGATCACGAAAACAACGAATAAACATTTAAATAATTCATCAACAATGGGAATAACACCGTTTCAGCTTCTCCATAATATGAATTGCACGTTTTGGAAACTTATTCTAATTTCCAGAACcccaaagaagaagaagaaacgaGAGAACTAGTCCAGATTCAACAGTGGTTGAAGAACCCCTCGATCGTGGAACATTTTCCATGCGAAGAGGTCAAACTAAACGGGTTTATGTATAAGAGTCATCTCATCATCACGACTTCAGACTTAGTAGTATTACGTGAAGTACAGGATCAAAAGGGGGTGGCTGAAGTCATAGTCAAGAGGCCACTGTCTGCCATCGTTAAGATAacggctaagaagagacatccGGAATTGATAACCTTCAAGTATGGCATTCCCGACGGTGAGAACCTGATCATTTCTGACATGGACAGATTTTTGATTCCTAACGCCGATAAAGCTACCAAGGTTGTGTCCGAGCAAATCTTGAATCAGCTGAAGAATAGAGAATGTTAAAGTTTTAAATATTATGTGTTTatttatattgtagatattTTCATATAGTAAAGTAAGAAAGTATAACTGTTGGTGGTGACTTTTATGTACTTTTTACCTTTTAACTTTCCCCTTGctatatattcaaaatgaaacacTGGAGCACATTTCATAGCGTTTTGTGATAAGTTTGAAGCGCTTCAAAAACGGGTCATTTGCtcataattgaaataaaaaattacagCATTTTAGTTTCTTGCCAGGAAGTTGTTTTACTTCGGAAAGCGGAAAATCGCCTTTTCTAAATGACTAAAGGCCAAGGGGgccaacagattactctgacgtgacgtgggcccacgtcataatgcgcatgattcaaaaatataacataggattttgcgcggatGCGCTATGTTGtagaatcatgcgcattatgacgtgggcccacgtcacgtcagagtaatctcaCAGCCAGACGGCTGTGGTAATCTATAGGCACCTTCACGCGTATTATCTATTAGGCAATTTCGGTGATATGTGGAGGAAATTTCATGTACGGGAACACTACTTTCATGTAAGTGTATAAGGATTTTTCAggatgatttttttattgaaataaacaaGGTGAGTTTTCATAGTTCGTCTATATGGTTTTCATTGCCTTGTACTTagcttgtacatatatttcaacggtagatttttgaggtcaaacgaaacaattttttctaaattCGGCCTACCTAAagagatataaccattttaggTTTCagaatgagctatgccacccctgaacaaacaaaattcagaaaaacaagCGAAATtcacattgaactcaataatcCAAGCAACCCTTTATCGACTTTAATGGAAATGTATGACCAAAGAGTAACAGTAGTTACTACTGTTTATgagactacacatctgtggatctttgaacagagttgcattcagccaaaatattcatttttgaatattgaaattaCTCGACAACGGtccattatacgagaaaatatgagaaatatacttttattttgaaaaatgaccaAATATTCATCAGTATGCAATATGCATTCAACATTATTTTTAAGATTTGCATGGGTTCTTTGAAtaattgaatttctggtatttatTTTATAGTATGTAATGGCCATAATGAAGAAATTGGAAGATGTCGGTGGAATTTTGTATTCGGAGAAGATttatctcatcaaaatatccaaaTATCTTTCCATATTAGATaaaagtttttgagatataatAGAAAATTACATAATCAGTAAAATTATTCCATGACAGAAAATATTCAATCGTCATTAtatatttgatattttatctacatattttacaataattatcctttgaaCTATACAACGTAGTGCAAAATAATGAACAATATATTGACTGAAACTATCTATAGATACACTCTAGTTGTGAACTATTGATCAACATAAAACCTATACATATTAATTGCCACAAAAGTAATAAAATTTGCAAGTCTAATTAATGTaaacacattaaaatgtttccatTAATAATAATCTATCTTTTCTACATATTACTAAATCTATGCCATATAATATAGGTATCCTATTATTGttttatatataggtttctATTTATCACAATCTCAAGTTCCGTCGAAACTTACTTTATTTTAAAATTACTATCCTAAAATCGACCATCAAAACTGAAATGCTCAGAATTCCACAAAATAAAGTCGTCTTCAACCATTCTCAATTCTCGAaaaggaaaatttcaaaattgaacaatatttttattacttTCCTGGGCGTACTATTGAAATGCTATTATATCACAGATACTTAACCAAAAGAGCTCAGATACATAGCTGGGATATACCAAAGTACCAAAGGGGCGCCTTTTcgatgtttcgaaatgaaaattttgtgaaatatatCTCCCATGAGTAAGTGACCAAGAGGAATGAGGGCAATAATTTAGAATGCCGTCTATGTATCCACAGCCACACATGAACAAGATACATCGGAACCACCCCAAACAAGAAAGTAATAGTTAATAGTGAATATAAGAAATTAATAGTTCCCTAATGATTTGAACGCATGAATCATATTCGTTGCTGATATAACACAAAAAAATTTGACGTAGAGTCGTAGCGAGAAAATTTTCGTAATCTTCATTAATAACATTAATAAGTAATAACTAATACCTACTTCAAAATTTCGCTCTATCTGCCAACGCTAAACCTCGATCACTTATAAAAGCAGGATTATCGTAGTGCGTTTTGTCTGATTTACGAGAAGCATCACTTCTTGCGCTGGACGCTTCACTATTGAAATCTTTCACTTCAGTTTCCTTAGTATTACCCATTATTTTGTTGATCATGTGTATTGGGGTGATGGTGCCTTTATCTTTGTTCTGGTAGTATAGATACCCTGAAAATCCCATCCCTCCGAGACAAGCCAACAGAATTACCCAGCGCAAGTAAGAGTTCGCCTTCTTCAGGATGAAGACCATTTGGACTTTCTTCAACAGCGCCCCCTCCAGTTCTACTGtctgaaaaaaatagaaaaaaatacaaGCTGAAATGATTCCCCAGAGTTTCATTATGTTAAATAATTGTACAGGAGTGagtatatctgtgaaatttgaaaaattgggtactttggcggAATACAacttgtttaaaagatccacagatttgcaGTGTCCCAGAGCTAGCTAGTTATTCCATAGCCGTCTATGGAGACGTATTTTAGAAGGCTGTGGTTACTCTCAAGGTTATTTCGTTTATCCAGgggtgaaaaagaaaaatggctGTATCTGTATATggcaatattttcaaatttttacatGTAAACGACTTGTTCCTCGAAAATGATGCAGGGATCGGTCTTTCtcctaaaaatagacatttggaACAATTTGGGAAATGGCATAGGAGCAGTGGCGTACCACAATGAAACGTTCACAAGCTGTATTTACTTAATAACTTGACGAAACATTTTTGAGGCGTAGCAAACCCATTATTATTGTGATAACGTGAATCATCTTACCTCTTCCAACCACAAAAACGGGTGAACCACTTCAGGGACATTATTCATGACGGTCACCTTAGGATTCGGTTTTATCtggaaattgaattgaatccTTTTCGCTGCTTTTGTGGGTGTACCAAGAGTCTGAAAGTAGCAGAGAATACTGATAATTTGTCACCTATTTCCAGTTAAACTAGGTGAAGATTTTCTTTTCGAGTTTGTGCTCACCCTTTCAAAAAAGATAGCTAGACTATGAACGGACGCGTTGGGACTGACTCCCTCAACTCCCTCAAGCAACGACTCGTCTGCTTTGAGGAAATGAGGTAGCGAAGCCACTATCGGTACACCCATGCATTTGGTGAGGTCATATAAGCCCTTCTTCAAGCACGTTTTTGGCGTTGGGCAATAGCATTTTTCATCAGGGTCGTTTTGCTGGTCTCCAAGATCACCTTCGTAATAATCTGTGGGTACTCCTTTGAAGGGTTTAGGTTCGATGAATTTAGCCTGGACGTTTCTGGAATTAAATACATAATCGTcactaatataataataattgaatatttAATGTCATCATAATATATACTCGTTGAATAGTAGGTGCTGTATGCTTTATGTTTTCAGCATTTCATATGAAATAAAAGAATTACGTTCGCTCACCTGCATAGATCTCCTGAGAATGTCCAAATACCTTCGCTCCTAGATAATCCTGGAGGAAAAATCCACCCATCAGTTCCGTGGAATCTGTTGCACTCCTTGGAGTCGTAGAGGTCCAGTTCTTTTTTCCCGCCAAATTCAACTAGCCTGCCGAGGTCTTTGGAATTTTGGATACCCCGCTTTATTTTCGTCCTAGGCCCCAGTGTATCGTTCCTCTGAAATTGATAGAACATTCTGGTTtatgaattatacagggtgagtgtttgactcgtacgaatattttaacaaagtagatccttgaggtcaaaagaaacgctttttttctttgtcattttttctgaatcggctcggttcaaaagatacaggctgttgaaaaaatgttattattagttctagttttatcgaatgaaatgaatgtccgaataagtttttaatttatttgatgaatctttttcgaacataaaaGATACATCACCCAGgttttctagttttctcattatagccattacgtaccataaaaatagcaaaaattcaaagaacccaattcttgaaactaagttggacgctatctaatgaatatttgaacgttttgtaaaatgaaagtataatgcgctgttttcgagttatgttcaaaaattgaaaatatctgtgaaattcgaaaaattgggtactttgaccgaatgcaactctttttaaaagatccacagatttgtagtgtcacagatttagctagttatacTGAAGGTACTTTTGTTttaccaggggtggcacagctcattatgaaaacttaaaatggctatatctttttatgagggccgaatagaaaaaaatgttatgggaaaaaagtgtttcttttaacctcaaaaatctactgttaaaatatttgtacgagtcaaataagactcaccatgtataatgaaaatgaaaaatatatgaaaaataatttataaaagGGCAGGAAAACCTAGGTTCTTAGACCCCTGAATTATGATTTAATAAGCTAAAAAATAGAatgatatgattttcactaacataatAAGTTGTTAAACCTCaagcaaaaattaaaaatgttcaactcgaaaataaagTGAAggtgttttaaattttaaaggCCATTTTGacttttcaaatctgaaaatggttaatttttttaatttaatttaattttttccctccTGATTACTGCTGGATAGGTAAATACACGTAATAAGAAAACTCTTTGATGATATTACTGAAGTGAATGGCTGGAACTTCaatattcattgatttttatgatTTCCCTGCAGGGTCATCATGAATAACCATTTGCTAGTATCGTATAAAACGTTATACagttttaaaaatttaaataacgaCATTAGAACAAATACCTCCGCATTGAATATCACCATAATAACCCCTAAGCacattattcaatatttattacaATTCCTCTGCCTTTGCCTTGGTAAAATCATGAAGGTCATGTGTTTCAGAGGTCCTTCGAGGAAATTGAAGGAAATCGGATTCCCATATCCTCAGTAGATATTTTTCAGTTCAAAATGATTTATTACCAACAATATTAATTGTTTAACCAGCACAAAATGATATTAATTTCTCACGAGTAGGATGGTTGAAGCAAATGCTGCAAATGATGTAGGGAAATGAAGATTTTTGTGCCAGTTgaacattcccaaaattttcttatttatAAAATAGACAACTGTATTTCTACTCACCGGTCCAAGCAGGGAGaatttaaaaatattcttcTCCACTTCCGTCAGACCTGGCAGCTGGCTTTTCAGCTGAGAGCACACCGCTTTTCCGGCAAAATCAGACACGCTGCAATTCACAACCATTCCGTCAAACAGGATGTTTCTCACTTTGTCTGTGAGGTACATAGTCTCAGGCTCGCGAAAAATTGATTTGATCGCTTTCGCCAAAATCGGTAGCAGAGCAGGCGATGTTTCAGAAGCTGTTATCACAGCACCCTACAACAAGAAAATAGATTTATATTTCATCAGAACATCTCACTAAACAGCCCATTGGATTATCAGAAATTGTTTCCTCTTTGCACAATTTGGTCAGAGCTTATAGGCTATATCACTGAGTGAATCTTTTTTTAAATGAGCTTCTAACATCGTAATAGAAAATcggatttttttaaatttaactGGACACTTCAGAATGTTGATAATACTCACCACTATAACTGGATGTAAGACGGTAACTATGTCATCCTGACTGAAACCTTTACCTGTTTTGTTCTCGTTGTAGAAGAATTGATTCAGAGGACTATAAGTTAAAGTATCTTCCACATTGTTATCCACAACATCAACCTTGCTCACCCATTCACTGtttggaaaaaaagtttttgattggaaaatattctatttattttatatgaTCATATTTGGCATATCAATTTTGAGGGGTCAATGGAAGGTGATGACATGGCCGAACGCCATGAGGCTTAaagcaaaaattgagaaagtTTTCGAGGATCTATACACAGCGAAACTTGAGGATAAAACAATTTAGCAGATTAAAAAAAAGTAACTATTTGTAGTTCTTAAGTAtctgcaataaattttttatcctAATTGAGTCGGGTATAAAAATAACTGatagtttggtatgaaaatataggttttcgaacacgcagtctattgcaagcaattttgaaagcctatctccgttcgtttagattttcatcttggaaacggcatttttcaaaaattgcaattttcaatctgcgatatctcctgttatattcgtgtgatccaattgggatttccggttatgtaatcagcattgcctaggcttccaccctagcacaaaaactcgatttcgaaaatctcgattttttgggtcaaaaatgagcaaggggttagacccccctaaagtgacctatttgctactctgtctaaaaatcaggatgttctgttactgttctaggatatggagtgcagagaatttgttttgaagaatctagaaaaccaaacagttgatgattcaatagagaattgcactccagagagctcttcgaagtcaactcgaaaatgaaaagtggaaaaacaaaaaaaattattttctctcaaacagtgtcaaatattgggaagtttggtatgaaaatataggttttcgaatacgctgaatctattgcagccatttgcagaagcctatctcccttcgtttagattttcatcttcacaatggcattttttcaaaaattgcaaatttcaatatgcgatatctcctgttatattcgtgtgatccaattgggatttccggttatgtaatcagcgttgcctaggcttccaccctagcacaaaaactcgatttcgaaaatctcgattttttgggtcaaaaatgagcaaggggttagacccccttaaaatgacctatttgctactctgtctaaaaatcaggattttctgttactgtcctaggatatggagtgcatagaatttgttttgaagaatctagaaaaccaaacagttgatgattcaatagagaattgcactccagagagctcttcgaagtcaactcgaaaacgaaaagtggaaaaacaaaaaaaattattttctcctaaacagtgtcagatattgggaagtttggtatgaaaatataggttttcgaacacgctgaatctattgcaagtaattttgaaagcctttctccgttcgttcagattttcatcttggaaacggcatttttcaaaaattgcaattttcaatctgcgatatctcctgttatattcgtgtgatccaattgggatttccggttatgtaatcagcgttgcctaggcttccaccctagcacaaaaactcgatttcgaaaatctcgattttttgggtaaaaaatgagcaaggggttagacccccctaaaatgacctatttgctactctgtctgaaaatcaggattttctgttactgtcctaggatatggagtgcatagaatttgttttgaagaatctagaaaaccaaacagttgatgattcaatagagaattgcactccagagagctcttcgaagtcaactcgaaaatgaaaagtggaaaaacaaaaaaaattattttctcctaaacagtgtcagatattgggaagtttggtatgaaaatataggttttcgaacacgctgaatctattgcaagcaattttgaaagcctatctccgtccgtttagattttcatcttggaa
Proteins encoded:
- the LOC123309891 gene encoding TBC1 domain family member 23, producing the protein MAGVLDDDSDWVTDLENALLEECTATDVYCICKGKPLPEGMRSEVWQICLDVRDKGNQLDNFNEIFDLPNQHELREDCTKFVSKLDNDGEEQISIVSDLESIITFYCKSRNLTYSRNNGWIELLLPLLTLKIPICTVYNLFEAIRDNFIPQSYQAEGNAFHILRLLLLYHDPELCSFLDTKRITPDKYCVTWFQSLFAATCNMQVIINMWDYYFQQSDPFLIFFLSLIMVINAREQIMSLKDESTSVIIETLANMPSALEADDVGDFCSLAQYYAVKTPTSFRNDLIQNIYSGKAEDNVSVSQALCLPVSVRELVQNVAQGAGNMDTVRFFLVDCRPVEQYNAGHLPTAFHLDCNLMLQEPSAFATAVQGLLSAQKQALEHGSNAGGEHLCFLGSGRNEEDQYTHMVVASFLQKHTQYVSLLTGGYIALHNYFNNNPSQFLLDHNPKLCIVCAPVYNLNMTDKNSKSGHSSDIFGKISAVMKSKSAEVKEKLIDYIVNPNNSPVQERHVSSSDKIGKRYRNVAPVFSIDDDHDYITGGENPKEEEETRELVQIQQWLKNPSIVEHFPCEEVKLNGFMYKSHLIITTSDLVVLREVQDQKGVAEVIVKRPLSAIVKITAKKRHPELITFKYGIPDGENLIISDMDRFLIPNADKATKVVSEQILNQLKNREC
- the LOC123310110 gene encoding sensory neuron membrane protein 1-like, which gives rise to MQLATKILICSVVGLVGTVMMSFILFEPMVRFGIRDQTALRKRNEMRSIYLKIPFPLTFNIYFFNVTNPEEVTKGAKPKLQEVGPYSYDEWVSKVDVVDNNVEDTLTYSPLNQFFYNENKTGKGFSQDDIVTVLHPVIVGAVITASETSPALLPILAKAIKSIFREPETMYLTDKVRNILFDGMVVNCSVSDFAGKAVCSQLKSQLPGLTEVEKNIFKFSLLGPRNDTLGPRTKIKRGIQNSKDLGRLVEFGGKKELDLYDSKECNRFHGTDGWIFPPGLSRSEGIWTFSGDLCRNVQAKFIEPKPFKGVPTDYYEGDLGDQQNDPDEKCYCPTPKTCLKKGLYDLTKCMGVPIVASLPHFLKADESLLEGVEGVSPNASVHSLAIFFERTLGTPTKAAKRIQFNFQIKPNPKVTVMNNVPEVVHPFLWLEETVELEGALLKKVQMVFILKKANSYLRWVILLACLGGMGFSGYLYYQNKDKGTITPIHMINKIMGNTKETEVKDFNSEASSARSDASRKSDKTHYDNPAFISDRGLALADRAKF
- the LOC123309479 gene encoding nucleoporin Nup37; protein product: MEISLDIVDNLKKTYAKPLYIKDLSEHGQITCIELSQFERSQDVVLIGFGNKILLGYFKFSGNVHLEIISEFPFPCRCTGLSISPETNLSAVPNSVSFCAAGSDFKIRVIKSDLENESFCKILNGHTSYINDLKYDLDDKYLASVGDDNSLRIWDLETYECTALHLNFAGVAVQWHKDDPSKLLVADKVGVIRLYNTETLKPILSFDSGKLLSACHWSPSRNQDIASLQLGELSLWDITTPSTPTISSLVFTEAGGHLKFSPQGDLIAALNPLEGTLKVFKTRMLELKFSTFLNLPTNFCWHYKYPLICVGDDSKFCIWKVNTL